The Panicum hallii strain FIL2 chromosome 5, PHallii_v3.1, whole genome shotgun sequence genome contains the following window.
TCGATGTTGGGCTATCGATGTTGGGCTATCGGTGCCCCTTCTCTTAGTGGACCGCCCAGCCAGCCCAAGGCACGTACTTTCAAGGGACTAATCAGTGATCAATGATCAGCCTCATAAAAAGAGTTCTTTGAGGATCCATAATATTTGCTCCCGACGCCTGGCTCTAAGCAGAACGCTTGCACTCAACACGGTTGCTACAACGACACAAATGAACACGCACACAAAGCAGCCCGAGACCGTGCTCCGACCAGCGCGCACGGCCTACGCCCCGGGGGCGGCGTCCTTGACCCGGGCGTGCGGGGGGCGCGGGAACCCGCCGTGCTCGCGCGCGTAGGCGTCGTAGTACCCCCTCAGGCGGCTTGCCACCTCCGCgaccgcggccgcgccgccgctggacGGCTCCGCCACCCGGTGCGCACCCACGGGGTGCCGCCCCGTCAGGTACCGGTGCGCCCACGTGCccgcggcgaccgcggccgcgccggcgcAGCAGGCGAGCAGCGAGGCGGCGCCCGCCAGgagcaccaccaccgccgcggGCGCCCAGAGCGGGGCGGTGAGGAGCACGAGCGGGCTGAGGAGGACCAGCGCGGCCAGCGCGCCCGCGAGCGTGACGCCCGCCAGGACGACGAGCGCGGTCAGGGTCACAGCCAGCGCCAGGAAGCCCAGGAGCTGGGTGGAGCCGCGGATGTGGAACGCCTCGGTGGCGCGCCCAATGAGCGAGTGCTGCGGGTGCTCCGCCGACGGCGGTGCGTGGccgcgccgggcggcggggcggggtgAGGCTGCGCCGCGTGGACTGGGCGGCGGCCGGTCTGCCATGGCTAGACGACGGGGTGGGTGGAAGGGGAATCGGTTGGCCGCTAGGGGATGGCGGGGGTCGAGAGGTTAAGTGCGAGCGCTCGGAGCGACGTGTGGCGGCGCTCGCTGTGCTGCGTGGCATGCCTGGCGACGTGTGGCGCCGAGCGGCGATTTACAAGTGTGGCAGACTTCTTTCTCGCCACGGAAGAAGGGTCAGCAACACGTACAACAAAGCACTCCGTCACGGAAGGAGGTAAACAGAAACGAGATAAAAAGCAGGGTG
Protein-coding sequences here:
- the LOC112895519 gene encoding oleosin 16 kDa-like, whose translation is MADRPPPSPRGAASPRPAARRGHAPPSAEHPQHSLIGRATEAFHIRGSTQLLGFLALAVTLTALVVLAGVTLAGALAALVLLSPLVLLTAPLWAPAAVVVLLAGAASLLACCAGAAAVAAGTWAHRYLTGRHPVGAHRVAEPSSGGAAAVAEVASRLRGYYDAYAREHGGFPRPPHARVKDAAPGA